The region aaatatgaataatattaaaGCAGTTCTCTTCCAGATGAATGGAAATGGAGATGGTTATGGACAGGGCTGTAGATGATTGCTGTGTAATTAGGAAACTAGCAAATATCAAACATCCTCATATCTAATATGTAATGTAACTATGTCCTGTAAtcgttttatatataatatacgtACATCTCTGTTCTGTATGTAGCGGTGTGtctacagaaatgtaaaaacggaggtgagtgtgtgggtccCAACACCTGCCACTGTCCTGTTGGATGGGAGGGCTTACAGTGCCAGAATCGTAAGTCCAATTAAAATTCTGCTCACTTCCTAATCGTTCATCTTCAGTCCATTTAGATTTGAACTGCAGTGCATTCCTATGGTAAATATGGTGTGGACACCTCTTCAGGCAACATCTCAAAGGGAAAATAGTTTTTTTAGCTGTTGGAACATCTatgtgtggatttgatggcatttagccttAAACACAATAAAGAGGTTAGGTACTGTgtgtgatgttggatgattaattctggagGACAGATGTCATGCCAACTCATCCTCAGCTTTACTATGGAGGGTGAATAAGGTGTGTATGCTGCACAACTTTAAGCTGATACACTTATGCAGGGTGCCTACAAACATATAGACAAACAGTGCCTCTTAAACCTCGACTCATTCCTTGTGATTTTAATCAATGCCCAACTTCTCACAGCCATATGCCAGAACAAGTGCCTCAATGGAGGAAGGTGTGTACTGCCCAACTACTGCCACTGTCGCCCAGGGTACAGCGGGCACACCTGTGCCACCAGAGTAAGATGATGAAAGAAGAGCAGGGCACAAGACAGGCATAAGGAACTGGCTTTGATTAAGGTCTcagacaaagtgtgtgtgtgtgtgtgtgtgttattcataCACTAATGAccaacattttttattaatgtttttaaaaccattaaagcattttttgcAGCAGATGCATGTTTACAAAAGGTAATATGATGCTAGTGATTTTTGTTTCAAATTAAGACCGATTTCCACGTTTCCATGATGTAGTACAGAATACTAACaaacctgctgttgtgtttttatCTGTTCACACAATGCAATGTATTTGATGCTGTTATTAACAGAAACTCTTCACAGTGCACATTGTCACATATTTAAATCGCAGCAATTTAAATttcctcaattttttttttgtgtaagtaACAATGCGCCACATTCTTTATTCACTGTCTGGTCTATGTCACTATGCAATGTTTCTCTCACTGCCTGCAGAGATGTAATGTCAAGTCCTGTACAGTAGAAATGTGACTGTGCAACTAATGGTTGAACACAGAATatatacaacacacaacagGAAGTGAATCTTTAAGAAAACACAGTGTACATAATGGGTTAACAGGTTAAATTTTTACAGGtaaatttattgaacaaaatttgaatatactgtattttactgatgtttgttttttattttgtaaaattagcGATAGAAAAAATGTCAGATGgttaatgtttgtgtttatgaatTAGAAGTCCTTGGagtgtttgtacatttttaattgcttcattacatttttaattattaaaacataCCGGTGACACTGGGTACATGTATGATCTCCTGTATCAGTAGAAACAAACCTAGATTTCAGGAATTCAACTTTATGCTTAGTTCGttgaaacaaaagagaaaaaattacAGACTTGTAACAATGTAATTTCTgtcaaaaaccaaaacaaaacaaacagggatTTCCAATTGTTtcccattttatttttcatttgagCATTGTGAGAAATTTTCATGGACTAAAGGAAATGCCCAAAAACAATATGATGAATAAAGAAATCTTTATATCAACTTACAGTTTGCTTTTTCCTAAAGTTAGCAAGTTAGCTCAAAACAATACACAGTTGTGTTTATACATAGCTCACTCTACTTCAGATGTTCTGTTTCACATACACAGCACAGGATCTTTGAAATATTTACCAtaaaatacatgaaataatCAATTACACAGCGTATATTTTACCATTACACGTAACAAACCAGGTCAATGTAAACACATAACAAGTAAACAATGTAGCACCATTGTGAAGAGGCTCCAGCTTTCTTtgagcgagtgaatgtgtgaattctgAGGTTAGaaactttttttcctctcctcacATCGGGGCCCAGAGTATGGAGCGCGACAGCGACAGGTGTCAGGAGACACACACTTCCCCCCGTTCAAGCATGGTTTcttacacacagctgtggggTGAGAAACATGGTGTCAGCTGTTAACATGCGCCGCtatgtctgcttttcttctgaCAGCAGATGTTTAGTTCTTCTAATGACCAGGGGCTTTCACATTTTATTGAACCAGAATATTGTTAACACTGAATCATCATTAAACAAACGTTATAACATTAAGTGTCAGCATTATTCGTAATTATTAACACTTCACTGTATTTAAAAGAActaaaaatatgatttaaatatgattttaaaaacatactgCTCATTTGTCAGTCCACGTGTGAAAATTAAGCTGCAACCGTTAATTCTAACCTTAGCAGCATTTTGGCAGATGCTTATACACAGGGCAAATTCTTTTACAGAGGTAACAGTGCAGAGGCTCAGTACAGAGCAGTCAGGCACAGTAACTATAAGTGCCGGTATAAAATTTCTATCCAAAGTTAAAAAGAAAGTTGACAATGATAATAATTGGGGTGGGAGATTAAGGCTGTACATAATCACAGTtattttcagacttttttttttatatatatatataatgtaagaGCTGACCTTTGTGACAGGCTCCCCCTAGCCACCCCTCTGGGCAGTTGCAGATTCCTGGAGCCACACAGATGCCCCCGTTCCTGCAGCCCTGTGAACAAATTGCTGGAGAAACAAAAACCACATGCAGTTACCATCCATCTGGACACTTTCATTTGAGGCCATTCAGCAGAAACCATTCACCTCTAACTGTGGACAGTAAAAATTCCAAGAGGGAGCTATGGCTCAGTACTTTACAATTTTACTAATTACCACTGGAATGAAATTCCCTTAACATCTCACTAGTTTCTCTCAGACAACAGTGAGGTCATTCCATCTTTTGCTTAAGTCTCCTATGGCTCTGATATGTCACCGGAGGACAAAGAGTCCAGGAATTTTAGGTGCTGGACGCTATGTGATGATTTTTGAGAGTTGCTGAGATACTAACTGACATATCTTTATTTATCTAATGCTGTTTCCCCAAAGCAACTATATCAGAATCAGTATTAAGTCTCCAGAGCCATCATAGATCAGCAGTAGAGCAATACAGTAATTGTAGATGACTAAAAGTAGTTTGcctgtataaataaactgacatgGGTTTATGTTTGAAAGCCTGATTTACCTCTGAAGCTTCCAGTAAGTgcctgtgcatgtgtgtgcatttgtgacTGGACAGGATACATTAGCAGATAAATTCAACATACCTTCCTCACATCTGGAGCCTGTCCAGCTGGATGGACAATTGCACTTGGCCTCTCCATTCAAAGCAATACAATCCCCACCGTTCCAGCAGCCGCCATCACACACCACTGTAAAACACAGACGCTCCATTAACACAGCTATTCCCCCTCACCCTGCTCTCTCACTGGTCACCCCTCTCTTTTATATTCCTCGCTCCCTGCCCTCAgacatcaaaggttcaaaactGTGTTTTAGAAATATCGGAATAACAAAAAAGGGACAGATTTACTGATCAAAATGCATACCTTTGTGACAGTATTTTCCCCCATATCCAGGAGGACATCTGCATTTTCCAGGTCGAAGGCATTCACCTCCGTTTTTACACTTGgggtagcagtttgctgaaatgAATAAGAATTCCTGTTAAATGTAACAACTGCaactgtttactacatcatttaaaacacagcagatgtccttcacattgagtgaacatttcatgatgaatggaccaatacaaatgctccaaaatgacctgCAATACAATCATTTTGATTCAATTTGACTTCCATTAAagttctcctgtaaagttactattttgaagaTAGATGCTTTACTTTAGACACTGACAATTTGTTACTGTATTCTACCGTAGTGTGCAAAAGGTTGGGTGGCCCTTGTCACTACAGAGGACACATGTCTGgacatttaaatgaatatttctgtatttctgaatattttctgaatattaaGCAGAGCTGGATTGTGCCATATTTAAGAAACACACTTCTGTTAAAAGCAGAGTCAAAAGCACAGTAACTGTTTATGTTCTCTACATACTGGAAAAACAAAGTATACTTGCGATgggcacacacccacacatgcaGTAGCTCAGGATCTGCTTTATTCTGCAAGCtttgaataatttaatataagTAAGAAACAAATGGAAACTTCACCAAACTGGCAGGTCTCCCCCTCATATCCAGGAGAGCAGTAGCAGGTGTTGTTTCGGATGCATATCCCAGCGTGTTCACAGGGAGGATCACACAACGCTTTCAAGTCGAAGACGAAGGGCAGAGAGACCCCACGGGGCGCATCTGACCGGCCCCAGCACACACCAGCGAGCAGGGACACAGTGACCAGCAGGATCTGAGCCCGTAACAGGGTGGAAGAGTGGCCAAGCATGGTCAGGACTGGTCTCACATCCACACTCACACAAGCAACTGAGAAGGTTGTGTACTGGTCGCTGCTTATTCCACCCCATCCCAACACACCCCTACTGGACACAggagaaaaaacacagagcTACAGCTGTGAACATGTGAGCAAGGAgaaagagaattaaaaaaacaaaaaacaaaacaaataaaccagGGTGTGATGGGAGTTTCCATCAAAagcaacacatttttaaatctaattAAAGGTGATTGAGTGTGaagtttgttttcatttcaataTCTTTAGCCTTCTACTAATAACCCATAGGCAATTTCATAACTAAATGTATACACTCTTAAacttaatatttctgtaaaggCTTCCACTTTTAATGCTCTTTTTTAATGTACATCTCTATGATTTTCAATCCACAAAAAACACAAGTGCTGTTTCCTCATGAAACTCACAGTCTCTGTAAGCTATCACATTACCAGATGTAAGGAAATGGTTTCTCCAGATGTGTGCCAAACAAATCCCCAAACCTAAGTAGAACTCAGTGTTTGAGGAGCGCTGACCTATTTCCTGCTCTCAGTCAAAGAACAAATTATCTGCAGACCAGTGTTTTTCAGTAATGGATTAAAGATCTGTGGAAAGTCAGTAATAATCAAATTCTAGTGTTGATATTGTTCCTTTAGAAAGTGTTCTGATAATATTCATAACTACTCTCCGGAAACCTCCGTGGTTGAATCTTTCTGTGGGTCACTGTTATTAAGGCTAGTTGTTTATGCCGGTTGATGTCAGTTGTCATGTATAGTCTTATGAATAATGACTAAACCACATTTGCAGCGGATGCAGATTGACTAAACATGACTTAATGCAATGTGAtagaataaatacatatttatattttataggaTTCATAATGCTTATATGTGTTTGTGCTTTCGCCTCGGATGAAGCGGAACAACAACAAGCATCTCTCCAGAAGCTGGCAGAGGAATCGAGGAACTATAATGGCATTAACAGATGCGCATATTCATTTACTCGTGAGACCGGCAAAGCACTGCACAAGAGGATGTATATTGGCTATGTTCAAAGACAGGATTCCTCCAGAAATTTGAACACCGTTCCAAGCATttacacaaacccacacacacacgaatcCAATGTTaatggattctgaagggctatgttctggtctatggcaacactgggatctttctcaaagattgattccaacctgtagaaccagcaggacccagttttggagttcagatgccctctggtgtaaaataagAGCCAATTCTATcccaatccctgtcccattcacacacaaacacacacacacacacacacacacacacatacacacacacacacacacaatgttcagTTATGTCTTATTTTTAAAGTCTGTGTTTAATGATTCATTAAgctaatcaatgaatgaatcattaaaACTATATTTACAGTGTTACTCATTAATAAATGTCAAACGTTAGGTTAAAAACTATTTCGTGGAACGTATACTGAATAACTTAGTCTACAGAGGGTTAAATTGCGAACTAGAACAATGGCGCCACCTGCTGATCAATTGTCATTATTGCATCACACGCCTGCATTCTAAATACACTGaccagccacaagattaaaacctgTGACTGGTAAATGATTAACATTcataaaaaatgctttaatttcTTTTCAAAAATAAAGCCATGCTTTGAAGAGCGGAGCTACTTAACCAATGACAACATTATATTAGAATGTttaatacacatatatacagctTGTTTAATTACAtgtattcttttgttttttgggaagatacagtgttaaaatataaacagtgaaTAACTATTGATCCccatagttttttttaatgcgaGTGTCAAGCTGGGTAAATGAGACACTTCTGTCCCATGTCTTATGTAAACTGATCATTCCGTTTGGAAGATGTGGGGAGCTCATCACAATTTAGATTCTGTGCTGAAGGGAAAAGACTATACTGCAAATTATCGTGGCGTGCACAAGGAGAAAACAAGAATCTCATACTGTTACCAATCTTTAACTCGTTACTTTATTGTAAACGACACAGACATGAGGAGTCAAATATTTAGATTCTATTTCCAAACAATGTGGATTTAAAAACAGATTACAATAAAACGTCTAAATACAATAAAACTACAACAAATAACACTCAAGCATTGACACATGaaaatttaaaaagacaaaagggTTTTAGACACTGATCACAGAAGATTTGTTCAAAagacatttatctcacacaatTAAAGTCTTTTATTGCATATTTGTgggttgtgtttttttaagcCCTTAAAACAAGGCTTTTACAGTAAGGAgacatgttaaaaatatattcacatacaaattataaaatgcCTTAATGCTTCATTTAATTTTCCTGCTCTctacttcacagctccaaagcTGAAGCTTATGGGTGTGTGGCTGCAGTCCACAACTGTTATATGAAAGAAGAGTGTGCACATTCAACTAGACTACAAATACAGTGCAGGACACAAAATGAGTGTCTacacaatatttataaaagctCCCTTATTTCATCACTCTTACACTGTGTCGACATTTTCATATTCATCAGATAAACAGCCAAGAGGAAGAAAAGCAGCTTTTTGTGTCACCTTATGTGGCTCAGTGAAGAACTAGACATTTATTGCGATGCACACATTGAGGTTCATCTGGGAGTATTttgaattttaataaaaatatccatatattagtgatgtagttttaattacttttttcaACTTGGATATTAATATGTAGCTTGTTCCACAGAATCCACAGGACTTTTAATATTGcaatgacattcattcattaatagtctgtaactgcttatccagttcagggacccggtgggtccagagcctacccggaatcacagggcgcaaggtgggaacacaccctggagggggcgccagttcttcacagagtgacacccactcacacattcaccaatccacctaccaacgtgtgtttttggacagtgggaggaaaccggagcacccgaaggaaacccacgcagacacagggagaacacaacacacagacagaacttgaacccacaacctccaggaacctggagctgtgtgactgcaacatacCCACTGTGACATTACCTGGGTGTTTACCCCTTGGAGGCCCTCGAGACTGAAATATTGCAAGAGTAATAAAATAAGGGGGCTGTTTTGTTGTCTTATTTGGAGTCTATATTTTTCATGTGCAGGATTTTTCAAAACCAAGCTCTTTATTATATTAGTGGACTGCCATGTTAATTAAGTTATTTCTCTAATGCAACCCTGAACACTGCTCTGAGGAGCTGAAACACCCTTACATGCCCACACAGGGGTGCTCAAGAACGATTAGCAGATAGTTACGCACTGCATCCAAGGGTAAGTTCTCAGAGTGAAGAGGGTCACTGGATCACCAGCACGTGTCCGTTGGGGCTGGTGGTGTTTGTGCTGCAGTCCACATAAGTGTATCTCTCCTGAGAGATCTGCTCCGCATGCCCAAAGTATACTGTGGTCAGAGTGATCCTGAAAGAGCAGTCAGAGCACATGAGAATTTACTTACACTGAAAAATTGTCCTTCTTTTGTAAACTTGTCTGAAGAAACAGGGTTTTGTTTCAATTATTTGAACTTACTGAATTATGACACCAATATTGTGCACTTTTATGGAACTCATGGTGCAGAggtcactgaaaatgaaaagcaaGTGTTAGCACAGCCACGGTGATACTTTACaatgatcagccataacattaaaaccacacagATCTGAACTGCAGACAGGCCTGTCTAGCACACGCACTCTGTTTCCATGAAGTCACTCCCTGTTTGACCACTGTGAGTCTCAGTCCAGTCCTTGCGCTTGTTTACATTATTCCAGCTTCCAATACTTTGACTTCGAGACCGGACCTTTCTTGAAAACGTTCTAACATACCACAATGCCACTGGAATCCCGGTCATAAGCGTTGTTCACATCACCACAaaccagtggttttaatcttgtggctgaccAATAGACTTCTTTTATAGACACAAGTTAGAATGAACGAACACTTACAAGACGTAGCTCAACTCATTGGTGATGACGGCAGGAACAGAGAAGTCAATCTGAATAGAAGCAAACAGAAATTCAGAACTGATATTAGCTGTTGGTGTCCAAACAACACTCTGGTGCCTGATTTCTGTGACACACTACAAGAAAAAGGGAGCGGAACTCAAAGGTCATTGGCGCAGTGAAAATAACAAACCAACTTTTACTCTTAAATACATGATTACATTATTATcacatttattataattactaTGATTATTATTTGGGAACCAAACCCTAAACTTTGTTTTAGAAGACAGTAGTGTTACTCACAATTCAACACCAATCAAACATTATTTTCAAAACCAAATCgcaaaacaattatttattccTTATATTTCTTAGAAGCTATGTCTGAAATGTCCTTATCCATTATGCCTTCCATTTCAGTGCACTCATTGTTAGGTCACCCACTGTAGACTCTATTGCTATCACAGTTTCATGTTTACAAAGTGCTGACAGGGTTGGTGACTCACTTTGAACAGGATCTAAAAAGCAGTTTTGAAAGGCCCTCCTAAATCTTATCTAGTGGCTAATGGGTAGTGTACAAAGGCTGTGGCTGTAGTCAGTGCAATCCACATCTATAACAAGCAAATGACTACACCTCCTAAAAAGACTTGGGGTTAATTTTATATACCATACCTCAGTGAGATAACATGACTATGAGGTCTGTCTGTATCCTAGGCTTGTGTCTCCTAATCTTCCTCTGTTTTCCTATAAGTCTCTGAGTGTAAAGCTAGTCTTAGTATGGCATTAACAGTGAGGTCAACAGAGTCACTGCCGCTAAGGTGTGGTACATATTAACACTAGTACTAGTTtagttgttttattgttttgacaCTTATCTTGATGTCAGGGCATTAACTGGGAATATTCTGTTAACCCATTCAAGACCAACAACTATAAAtttggtgtgttgtgtttggcCTAACATTTGGAAAATGATTGTACATAACACATTGTGAAGGATTATgcctttaaaatgtgtttaatatgtgtaatgttcattcttttatttacaATCAAATCTTGCTCATCCAAAGTTCACATGATAAAGTGACTTTCACTTTTTTATCCATATGTTTGT is a window of Hoplias malabaricus isolate fHopMal1 chromosome 1, fHopMal1.hap1, whole genome shotgun sequence DNA encoding:
- the seraf gene encoding von Willebrand factor D and EGF domain-containing protein — its product is MLGHSSTLLRAQILLVTVSLLAGVCWGRSDAPRGVSLPFVFDLKALCDPPCEHAGICIRNNTCYCSPGYEGETCQFANCYPKCKNGGECLRPGKCRCPPGYGGKYCHKVVCDGGCWNGGDCIALNGEAKCNCPSSWTGSRCEEAICSQGCRNGGICVAPGICNCPEGWLGGACHKAVCKKPCLNGGKCVSPDTCRCRAPYSGPRCEERKKSF